A window of Planctomycetota bacterium contains these coding sequences:
- the rpsS gene encoding 30S ribosomal protein S19, translating to MGRSLKKGPYVDEGLYMKVERLNASRRKEAIKTWARRCTIVPEFVGHTFKVHNGKQFLDVFVTEDMVGHKLGEFSSSRTFRGHTNKKEGIDAGAGAGPAKK from the coding sequence ATGGGACGCAGTCTGAAGAAAGGGCCGTACGTCGACGAGGGTCTCTACATGAAGGTGGAGCGGCTGAACGCCTCTCGCCGGAAGGAGGCGATCAAGACGTGGGCGCGCCGGTGCACGATCGTTCCGGAGTTCGTGGGGCACACGTTCAAGGTGCACAACGGGAAGCAGTTCCTGGACGTGTTCGTGACGGAGGACATGGTGGGGCACAAGCTGGGCGAGTTCAGCAGCAGCCGCACGTTCCGCGGGCACACGAACAAGAAGGAAGGCATCGACGCGGGGGCGGGCGCCGGGCCGGCGAAGAAGTAA
- the rplV gene encoding 50S ribosomal protein L22: MRIRGNKLKAALERAEMTVDRAAEALAEPGFAKDDAARAIRNWMAGRDHPRCRASRLKKLAGVLKVDVKDLAAFTSEVRYHRGSPRKAALLATLIRGKNVDQALNLLAFTTKRAAVNMRKCLSAAVSDAEQAECDVTRLYVSESRVDYAAVMKRFQPKDRGRAHPILKPLSHITISVEERPSRG, encoded by the coding sequence GTGAGGATCCGAGGCAACAAACTCAAGGCGGCGCTCGAGCGGGCGGAGATGACCGTGGACCGGGCGGCGGAGGCGCTGGCCGAGCCGGGGTTCGCGAAGGACGACGCGGCGCGCGCGATCCGGAACTGGATGGCGGGTCGCGACCATCCGCGCTGCCGCGCGTCGCGCCTGAAGAAGCTGGCGGGCGTGCTGAAGGTCGACGTGAAGGACCTGGCGGCGTTCACGAGCGAGGTGCGGTACCACCGCGGGAGCCCGCGCAAGGCGGCGCTGTTGGCGACGCTGATCCGCGGGAAGAACGTGGACCAGGCGCTGAACCTGCTGGCGTTCACGACGAAGCGTGCGGCGGTGAACATGCGCAAGTGCCTGAGCGCGGCGGTGTCGGACGCGGAGCAGGCGGAGTGCGACGTGACGCGCCTGTACGTGTCGGAAAGCCGCGTCGATTACGCCGCGGTGATGAAGCGATTCCAGCCGAAGGACCGCGGTCGAGCGCACCCGATCCTGAAGCCCTTGAGCCACATCACGATCTCGGTGGAGGAGCGCCCGTCGAGGGGCTAA